One part of the Algibacter sp. L1A34 genome encodes these proteins:
- a CDS encoding Crp/Fnr family transcriptional regulator: protein MGKCEQCIIKQFNSMKSLTKDELIRISGCKTSRKLKKGEVIFEEGEVINGVYCIKDGICKLSKLSENGKDQIVKMVVKGQLLGQRSLITDESTNLQAVALSDMDVCFIPKAEIMEDLQTNLNFSLDVLKVMARDLRESDDIIVNMAQKTVRKRLADVLIYLNNSFGVNGDGTLSVLLSREDYANIVGTATESAIRIISQLKKEKLISTKGKYIKIEDLAGLQRVE from the coding sequence ATGGGAAAGTGTGAACAATGTATAATTAAACAATTTAATTCAATGAAGTCTTTAACTAAAGATGAATTAATTCGTATTTCTGGTTGTAAAACCTCAAGAAAATTAAAAAAAGGCGAAGTAATTTTTGAAGAAGGAGAAGTGATTAATGGTGTATATTGCATTAAGGACGGTATCTGTAAGCTGTCTAAGTTAAGCGAAAACGGCAAGGATCAAATAGTGAAAATGGTTGTAAAAGGGCAGCTATTAGGCCAACGTTCGTTGATTACAGATGAAAGCACAAATTTACAAGCTGTTGCATTAAGCGATATGGATGTTTGTTTTATTCCCAAGGCCGAAATTATGGAAGATCTTCAAACAAATCTTAACTTTTCTTTGGATGTGCTTAAAGTGATGGCGCGAGATTTACGAGAATCGGACGATATTATTGTAAACATGGCTCAAAAAACCGTAAGAAAAAGGCTTGCAGATGTTTTAATTTATCTTAATAATAGTTTTGGTGTTAATGGAGATGGTACGTTGAGTGTTTTGTTATCTCGGGAAGATTATGCAAACATTGTAGGTACAGCAACAGAATCTGCTATTCGTATTATTTCTCAACTAAAAAAAGAAAAACTTATTTCTACAAAAGGTAAGTATATAAAAATTGAAGATTTAGCAGGATTACAACGCGTAGAATAG
- a CDS encoding universal stress protein codes for MKNILIPTDFSENAWNAIEYALRFFSKSACNFYILHVDTSDDSRFHEKVPAVGGTKVSSIVKSPSKKLLQQTIKRIIKSPYLNSNHRFYPVMDNNYIINSIRKQVAEKKIDFIVMGTRGESGLNNLAVGRNTGNVITKVKCTTLVVPENAKYVNMKEIAFPTDFSFFYHAETLQPMADIVEGNHAAVRALHINKNKADLNEDQKKNKEFLDDYFNNQEHSFHFLTNNDIEDAVQGFVENKQIDLIAMLAKNLNYFQKILFNPTTPKISYYTDVPFLVLH; via the coding sequence ATGAAGAATATTTTAATACCCACAGATTTTTCTGAAAACGCATGGAATGCCATTGAGTATGCCCTCCGCTTTTTTAGTAAATCGGCATGTAATTTTTACATATTACATGTTGATACTTCCGATGATTCAAGATTTCACGAAAAAGTGCCTGCCGTTGGTGGTACTAAAGTTTCTAGTATTGTAAAAAGTCCTTCAAAAAAACTTTTACAACAAACTATTAAACGAATAATAAAAAGCCCTTACTTAAATTCTAACCATAGGTTTTATCCTGTTATGGATAATAATTACATTATTAATTCTATTAGGAAGCAGGTTGCAGAAAAAAAGATTGATTTTATTGTAATGGGTACCCGTGGAGAATCGGGGTTAAATAATTTGGCGGTAGGTAGGAATACCGGTAATGTAATTACAAAAGTAAAATGCACAACATTAGTTGTTCCCGAAAACGCTAAATATGTGAACATGAAAGAGATTGCATTTCCAACAGATTTTTCATTTTTTTATCATGCAGAAACATTACAGCCTATGGCAGATATTGTAGAAGGAAACCATGCGGCAGTAAGAGCACTTCATATTAATAAAAATAAGGCAGATTTAAATGAAGATCAAAAAAAGAATAAAGAATTTCTAGACGATTATTTTAACAACCAAGAACACAGTTTTCATTTCTTAACAAATAATGATATTGAAGATGCGGTGCAAGGTTTCGTTGAGAATAAGCAAATTGATTTAATAGCCATGTTGGCGAAAAATTTAAATTATTTCCAAAAGATTTTATTTAATCCTACAACTCCAAAAATAAGTTATTATACCGATGTTCCTTTTTTAGTTTTACATTAA
- a CDS encoding response regulator, which yields MNKVLLIEDDVVLRENTAELLELSNYNMITAPNGKIGVERAIKNLPNIIICDIMMPELDGYGVLEALSKNESTKHIPFIFLSAKTERRDVRKGMDLGADDYITKPFEEEELISAIESRLAKAAILKDIHEEQEGTSSDESEIRTLNDLKNFFDDNGEVINFGKGDVIYQEGQNSNYIYLISKGLVKSHKFDEKGKDLTTALYKEDDLFGYTSFIQNTTYQESTTAIKETTLIGVTKSALKDVLNNNHQVTLELIQLLTENLTDVKDHLLQMAYSSVKKRTANTILKFAEKLNRNPEDTIRISRNDLASVAGIATESLIRTLSGFKDSGIIEIEGRNIKILDLDKLQEVQ from the coding sequence ATGAATAAAGTATTATTGATAGAAGATGATGTTGTTTTAAGAGAGAACACAGCGGAATTACTAGAATTATCTAACTATAATATGATTACAGCTCCAAATGGAAAAATTGGAGTAGAACGGGCTATTAAAAATTTACCTAATATTATTATCTGCGATATTATGATGCCAGAACTTGATGGTTATGGCGTTTTGGAAGCATTATCTAAAAACGAAAGTACAAAGCATATCCCTTTTATATTTTTATCTGCAAAAACGGAGCGTAGAGATGTTAGAAAAGGAATGGATTTAGGTGCCGATGATTATATTACCAAGCCTTTTGAAGAAGAAGAACTTATTAGTGCTATAGAAAGTAGACTAGCCAAAGCTGCTATTTTAAAAGATATACATGAAGAACAGGAAGGAACAAGTTCCGATGAATCTGAAATTAGAACATTAAACGATTTAAAGAATTTTTTTGATGATAATGGTGAAGTAATAAACTTTGGAAAAGGTGATGTTATTTATCAGGAAGGGCAAAATTCTAATTATATTTATTTAATTTCTAAAGGTTTAGTGAAGTCTCATAAATTTGATGAGAAAGGTAAAGACTTAACAACAGCGCTTTATAAGGAAGACGATTTATTTGGTTATACATCATTTATTCAAAATACAACTTATCAAGAATCTACAACGGCTATAAAAGAAACTACCTTAATAGGTGTTACCAAAAGTGCGCTTAAAGATGTGCTTAATAATAATCACCAAGTTACTTTAGAGCTTATTCAGTTATTAACAGAAAACCTTACCGATGTTAAAGATCACTTACTACAAATGGCATATAGCTCGGTTAAAAAAAGAACAGCAAATACCATCTTAAAATTTGCCGAAAAACTGAATCGAAATCCAGAAGATACCATAAGAATTTCTCGTAATGATTTAGCTAGTGTTGCAGGTATAGCAACCGAAAGTTTAATTAGAACACTTTCTGGCTTTAAAGACAGTGGTATTATTGAAATTGAAGGTAGAAACATTAAAATTTTAGACTTAGATAAACTTCAAGAAGTCCAATAA
- a CDS encoding PAS domain-containing sensor histidine kinase yields MFQNNDRVFNVLFEAVSEGVIVVDKHQKIVATNRSSESMFGYTKNELLNSDLNILIPKTYHADHGAHFDGFMKHKESRKMGRGRDLYGARKDGSIFPVEAGLNPLEINGESYIMTLVIDISIRKQQELQLLELNTELEQKVQERTNELSNTVKELKTVNVQRDEEIKKRIDAQNEISNALKKEKELNELKTKFLSLVSHEFKTPLSGILTSAMLLSKYKLTEQQERRDKHIKTISDKVHYLNNILNDFLSIEKLETGKMNYKLTTFKLSKVVNEVVYNANMLLKDGQKINYPENIDDYSMHQDEKILELALSNLVHNAIKYSSENTIVDIHIKQDNTHTTFDIKDNGIGIPIKDQKRIFNRYFRAENALLEQGTGIGLNIVKNHLENLGGTISFVSEENKGSIFTIIIKNKAE; encoded by the coding sequence ATGTTTCAAAATAATGATCGTGTTTTTAATGTCCTTTTTGAAGCTGTTTCAGAAGGTGTTATTGTTGTAGATAAACATCAGAAAATTGTTGCTACAAACAGGTCTTCCGAGAGTATGTTTGGTTATACTAAAAATGAACTTCTAAACAGTGACCTTAATATTTTAATACCAAAAACCTATCATGCCGATCATGGTGCTCATTTTGATGGTTTTATGAAGCATAAGGAAAGTCGTAAAATGGGACGTGGTCGGGATTTGTATGGCGCACGTAAAGACGGTTCTATATTTCCAGTAGAAGCAGGTTTAAATCCGTTAGAAATTAATGGAGAGTCTTATATAATGACTTTGGTTATAGATATTTCTATACGTAAGCAACAAGAACTCCAGTTGCTAGAGTTAAATACGGAATTAGAACAAAAAGTGCAGGAGCGTACCAATGAATTAAGTAATACTGTTAAAGAATTAAAAACAGTAAATGTTCAGCGTGACGAGGAAATAAAGAAACGTATTGATGCTCAAAATGAAATAAGTAATGCGCTTAAAAAAGAAAAGGAGCTTAATGAGTTGAAAACTAAGTTTTTGTCCTTAGTTTCACATGAGTTTAAAACACCTTTAAGTGGTATTTTAACGTCGGCTATGTTACTGAGTAAGTATAAGTTAACTGAGCAGCAGGAACGAAGAGATAAGCATATAAAAACAATTTCTGATAAGGTACATTACCTAAATAATATATTGAACGATTTTTTATCTATTGAAAAATTAGAAACCGGAAAAATGAATTATAAATTAACTACTTTTAAATTAAGTAAAGTGGTTAACGAGGTGGTTTATAATGCCAATATGCTTTTAAAAGATGGACAGAAAATTAATTATCCTGAGAATATTGACGATTATTCGATGCATCAGGATGAGAAGATTTTAGAATTAGCATTATCAAATTTGGTGCATAATGCCATTAAGTATTCATCTGAAAACACCATTGTAGATATTCATATAAAGCAAGATAATACGCATACTACATTTGATATAAAGGATAATGGTATTGGGATTCCTATTAAAGATCAAAAAAGGATATTTAACCGCTATTTTAGAGCAGAAAATGCTTTACTAGAACAAGGTACAGGTATTGGTTTAAATATTGTTAAAAATCATTTAGAAAATTTAGGAGGTACTATAAGTTTTGTAAGTGAAGAAAATAAAGGAAGTATATTTACAATTATAATAAAAAATAAAGCAGAATAA
- a CDS encoding heavy metal translocating P-type ATPase encodes MSKTPCFHCGLDASAANITFDDKSFCCNGCKTVYEIFSTNDLTCYYDLQASAGTKPSDIDGKYNFLDNAKIVESILEFNDEKTQIATLYIPHIHCSSCIWVLENLNKLNPSIRSSIVNFGKKTVRVTYNCEAISIKQLVKLLSSIGYEPFISLDDYSVGKKNVDRSLIYKLGVAGFAFGNIMFLSFPEYFQVTGFWIETYAPVFRWLMFSFSLPVVFYSGQDYLISAYKGLRAKILNIDVPISLGIIVLFIRSTAEIILNLGTGFFDSLAGLIFFLLLGKFFQQKTYNFLSFERDYKSYFPIGITKLHTDGKEESVQVYDIEKGDRLLIRNEELIPVDCILISGKARIDYSFVTGESEAVSKQSGDKLFAGGKQLKGSIEVDVLKTVEQSYLTQLWSNDVFNKNKEDGFTTLTNAISKKFTIAVLSIAFIATVYWLFIDPSKALNVFTAVLIIACPCAIALAAPFTFGNLLRIFGKLKFYAKNASVIEQLAAINTIIFDKTGTITANKETSIKYEGSNLSNEEEALLKSTLRNSNHPLSRSLYSLLDKHNIVTLDNYEEHIGKGIEAKHNQDTIKIGSAPFVGFNSENATLNTAVYVSTNSQYKGRFTFYNKYRKGLSKLFNKLKKHYDLVILSGDNAGETENLTKLLPAKTKLFFNQKPEDKLEYIKHHQKSGAKVLMIGDGLNDAGALAQSNVGIAISENVNIFSPACDAILDASKFNELPDFIKASKSAVKIIKYSFLLSFVYNSIGLYFAVTGQLAPVIAAILMPLSSISIVLFTTVSTNILGRKLKN; translated from the coding sequence ATGAGTAAAACCCCTTGTTTTCACTGTGGTTTAGACGCGTCTGCGGCTAATATCACATTTGATGATAAATCATTCTGTTGTAATGGTTGCAAAACCGTCTACGAAATATTCTCTACAAACGATTTAACGTGTTACTATGATTTACAAGCATCTGCAGGTACAAAACCTAGCGACATTGATGGTAAATACAACTTTCTAGACAATGCTAAAATTGTTGAAAGTATATTGGAATTCAACGATGAAAAAACTCAAATAGCAACATTATACATTCCGCACATTCATTGTAGTTCTTGTATTTGGGTTCTTGAAAATTTAAATAAATTAAATCCTTCAATAAGGTCTTCTATTGTAAACTTCGGAAAGAAAACAGTTAGAGTAACATACAACTGCGAAGCGATTTCGATAAAACAATTGGTTAAACTTTTAAGCAGTATTGGTTACGAACCTTTTATTAGTTTAGACGATTATAGCGTTGGTAAAAAGAATGTAGACAGATCCTTAATTTATAAACTAGGCGTAGCTGGTTTTGCCTTCGGAAACATTATGTTTTTATCGTTTCCAGAGTATTTCCAGGTAACTGGTTTTTGGATTGAAACATATGCACCTGTTTTTAGATGGCTCATGTTTTCCTTCTCACTTCCTGTGGTTTTTTATTCGGGGCAAGATTATCTAATTTCAGCTTATAAAGGCTTACGTGCTAAAATTTTAAATATTGATGTCCCCATTTCACTGGGAATTATTGTTTTATTTATAAGAAGCACGGCGGAAATTATTTTAAACCTTGGAACAGGCTTTTTTGATAGTTTGGCAGGACTTATTTTTTTCTTATTACTCGGAAAGTTTTTTCAGCAAAAAACCTATAACTTCCTATCATTCGAACGTGATTACAAATCGTATTTCCCTATCGGAATAACCAAATTACATACCGATGGAAAAGAAGAATCTGTACAAGTTTACGATATTGAAAAAGGCGATCGATTACTTATTAGAAATGAAGAATTAATTCCTGTAGACTGTATATTAATTAGCGGTAAAGCACGTATTGATTATAGCTTTGTAACTGGAGAATCTGAAGCAGTCTCAAAACAATCTGGCGATAAATTATTTGCAGGGGGAAAACAGCTAAAAGGCAGTATTGAGGTAGATGTTTTAAAAACCGTAGAACAAAGTTATTTAACCCAACTTTGGAGTAACGATGTTTTTAATAAAAATAAAGAAGATGGTTTTACAACCCTAACAAATGCTATTAGTAAAAAATTCACGATAGCCGTTTTAAGCATTGCCTTTATAGCCACTGTTTATTGGTTATTTATAGATCCATCAAAAGCTCTAAATGTTTTTACAGCCGTTTTAATAATAGCTTGCCCTTGTGCTATAGCATTAGCCGCACCTTTTACTTTCGGTAATTTACTTCGTATTTTTGGGAAACTAAAATTCTATGCAAAAAACGCTTCGGTTATCGAGCAGTTAGCAGCTATTAACACTATTATTTTTGATAAAACAGGAACTATAACGGCAAACAAGGAAACATCTATAAAATATGAAGGCTCTAATCTTTCAAATGAAGAAGAAGCGCTTCTTAAAAGCACCTTACGTAATTCAAACCATCCTTTAAGCAGGTCCTTATACAGTCTTTTAGATAAGCATAACATTGTAACTCTAGACAACTACGAAGAGCATATTGGTAAAGGTATTGAAGCAAAACACAACCAAGATACCATTAAAATAGGCTCTGCCCCTTTTGTTGGCTTTAATTCTGAAAACGCAACACTAAACACAGCTGTGTATGTTAGTACTAATAGCCAATATAAAGGACGATTTACTTTTTATAATAAATACAGAAAAGGACTTTCTAAATTGTTTAATAAATTAAAAAAACATTACGATTTAGTTATTCTTTCGGGCGATAATGCAGGTGAAACAGAAAACCTAACAAAGTTACTACCTGCAAAAACAAAACTATTTTTTAATCAGAAACCAGAAGATAAATTAGAATACATAAAACACCATCAAAAATCTGGAGCAAAAGTATTAATGATTGGTGATGGTCTAAACGATGCTGGGGCCTTGGCTCAAAGTAATGTAGGTATTGCTATTTCAGAAAACGTAAACATATTTTCTCCAGCATGTGATGCTATTCTCGACGCTTCAAAATTTAACGAATTACCCGATTTTATAAAAGCCTCCAAATCTGCTGTAAAAATTATAAAATATAGTTTTTTACTATCATTCGTTTATAATAGTATAGGGCTTTACTTTGCAGTTACAGGACAACTAGCACCTGTTATTGCTGCTATTTTAATGCCTTTAAGCTCAATTAGTATTGTTCTATTTACAACGGTTAGCACAAATATTTTAGGAAGAAAATTAAAAAATTAA
- the ccoS gene encoding cbb3-type cytochrome oxidase assembly protein CcoS: MSVIYILLTISIIVAIGFFVAFIIAVRNGQFDDSYTPSVRMLFEDELVKEKTKKTISTKND, translated from the coding sequence ATGAGTGTTATATATATATTATTAACTATTAGCATAATTGTTGCTATTGGCTTTTTTGTAGCGTTTATTATTGCTGTTCGAAATGGACAGTTCGATGATAGCTACACCCCCTCTGTTCGTATGCTTTTTGAAGATGAACTAGTTAAAGAAAAAACCAAAAAAACAATTTCAACTAAAAACGATTAA
- the ccoN gene encoding cytochrome-c oxidase, cbb3-type subunit I, with translation MEMQQFKYDNKIVTKFIYATIVFGVVGMSVGLLLAFLFLFPNLTDGIPWLSFGRLRPLHTNAVIFAFVGNAMFAGIYYSLQRLLKTRMASDLLSNINFWGWQLIIVAAAITLPLGYTSTKEYAELEWPIDIAITIVWVIFGINMIWTILKRRQRHLYVAIWFYLATFVTVAVLHIFNNLELPVSAFKSYSVYAGVQDALVQWWYGHNAVAFFLTTPYLGLMYYFVPKAANRPVYSYRLSIVHFWSLIFIYIWAGPHHLLYTALPEWAQALGTTFSIMLLMPSWGGMINGLLTLRGAWDKVRTDPVLKFMVVAITGYGMATFEGPMLSLKSVNAVAHFTDWIIAHVHVGALAWNGFLAFGMIYYLIPRLFKTKMHSLSLMNLHFWIGTLGIIMYALPLYVAGFTQYSMWQQFNPDGTLVYGNFLETVTEIMPMYMMRAIGGCLYISGMFILVFNVIMTIRQGSKVEDELAEAPALERVSKKRTANEGWHTWLERKPIQLTILATIAILIGGIVQIVPTLMVKSNIPTISSVKPYTPLELEGRDIYIREGCVSCHTQMVRPFRHEVERYGEYSKAGEFVYDHPFLWGSKRTGPDLHRIGAKYSDNWHFNHMYDPQSTSSGSIMPRYPWLITGTGSELDKSLTETKMEAMVTLGVPYSEEEIANAQEDMLTQGAQIEENLHQDPDFAKTYEADKKYAADNGEPFIEMKNREIVALIAYLQRLGTDISVKPEQQN, from the coding sequence ATGGAAATGCAACAGTTTAAGTACGATAATAAAATCGTTACAAAATTTATTTATGCCACCATCGTTTTTGGTGTTGTGGGTATGTCGGTAGGTTTACTACTAGCATTCTTATTTTTATTCCCAAATTTAACCGATGGAATTCCTTGGTTAAGTTTTGGTAGATTAAGACCTCTACACACCAATGCTGTAATTTTTGCTTTTGTAGGTAACGCCATGTTTGCGGGTATTTATTACTCTTTACAACGTTTACTAAAAACAAGAATGGCTAGTGATTTATTAAGTAATATTAACTTTTGGGGTTGGCAACTTATTATTGTTGCAGCAGCTATTACATTACCTTTAGGTTATACATCTACTAAAGAATATGCCGAATTAGAATGGCCAATAGATATAGCCATTACAATTGTTTGGGTTATTTTTGGTATCAACATGATTTGGACTATTTTAAAACGTAGACAACGCCATTTATATGTTGCTATATGGTTTTACTTAGCCACATTCGTTACGGTTGCTGTACTTCATATTTTTAATAATTTAGAATTACCTGTAAGTGCATTTAAAAGTTATTCTGTTTACGCAGGTGTTCAAGATGCCTTAGTGCAATGGTGGTATGGCCACAATGCAGTAGCATTCTTTTTAACAACACCATATTTAGGACTTATGTATTACTTTGTTCCTAAAGCTGCAAACAGACCCGTATACTCATATAGATTATCTATTGTACACTTTTGGTCTCTTATATTTATTTATATCTGGGCTGGACCTCACCACTTATTATATACAGCATTACCAGAATGGGCACAAGCCTTAGGTACTACATTCTCAATAATGTTATTAATGCCATCTTGGGGTGGTATGATTAATGGTTTATTAACACTTCGTGGTGCTTGGGACAAAGTACGTACCGATCCTGTTTTAAAATTCATGGTTGTAGCTATTACAGGTTATGGTATGGCAACGTTTGAAGGCCCAATGCTTTCTCTTAAAAGTGTAAATGCCGTAGCGCATTTTACCGATTGGATTATTGCACACGTACACGTTGGTGCTCTAGCTTGGAATGGTTTCTTAGCCTTCGGTATGATCTATTATTTGATACCTCGTTTATTTAAAACAAAAATGCACTCCTTAAGCTTAATGAATCTACACTTTTGGATAGGTACATTAGGGATCATTATGTATGCATTACCTTTATATGTTGCTGGATTTACTCAATATTCTATGTGGCAACAATTTAATCCAGACGGTACCTTAGTATACGGTAACTTCTTGGAAACTGTTACCGAAATTATGCCAATGTACATGATGCGTGCTATTGGTGGTTGTTTATATATTAGTGGTATGTTTATCTTGGTTTTCAACGTCATCATGACTATAAGACAAGGTAGTAAAGTTGAAGACGAATTAGCCGAAGCACCAGCACTAGAACGCGTATCTAAAAAACGTACTGCAAACGAAGGATGGCACACTTGGTTAGAGCGTAAACCGATCCAATTAACAATTTTAGCAACCATAGCCATTTTAATTGGTGGTATTGTTCAAATTGTACCAACCCTTATGGTAAAATCTAATATCCCAACAATATCAAGTGTAAAACCATATACACCATTAGAATTAGAGGGTAGAGATATTTATATCCGTGAAGGTTGTGTAAGCTGCCACACACAAATGGTTCGTCCGTTTAGACATGAAGTTGAACGTTATGGTGAATACTCGAAAGCAGGAGAATTTGTTTACGATCACCCATTCCTTTGGGGTTCTAAGCGTACCGGTCCAGATTTACATAGAATTGGAGCAAAATACTCAGACAACTGGCACTTTAACCACATGTACGATCCACAAAGTACCTCTTCAGGTTCTATTATGCCAAGATATCCTTGGTTAATTACTGGAACGGGTAGTGAACTTGACAAATCTTTAACCGAAACAAAAATGGAAGCTATGGTTACTCTTGGCGTACCTTATTCGGAAGAAGAAATTGCAAACGCCCAAGAAGACATGTTGACACAAGGCGCTCAAATTGAAGAGAACTTACACCAAGATCCCGATTTCGCAAAAACTTATGAAGCTGATAAAAAATACGCAGCCGATAATGGAGAGCCGTTTATAGAAATGAAAAACAGAGAAATTGTTGCGCTAATTGCTTATTTACAGCGTTTAGGCACCGATATATCAGTTAAACCAGAACAACAAAATTAA
- a CDS encoding CcoQ/FixQ family Cbb3-type cytochrome c oxidase assembly chaperone, with product MLKFIKYHMESIDGIEIYPIISLIIFFTFFVLLFWWVITAKKDYIQNVSNLPLETQNDETL from the coding sequence ATGTTGAAATTTATAAAATACCACATGGAGAGTATTGATGGTATCGAGATTTACCCAATAATTTCGTTAATCATATTCTTTACTTTTTTTGTACTTCTTTTTTGGTGGGTTATTACTGCAAAAAAAGACTATATACAAAACGTTAGCAACCTGCCTTTAGAAACTCAAAACGACGAAACATTATGA
- a CDS encoding cbb3-type cytochrome c oxidase N-terminal domain-containing protein, translated as MRKLIPSWIRIPVAFLIIVAITEYFVDSGGKPAFMEYTAVQLFLILVLLILIAIEAVLGALETIMLHKLDEEAKARFLAEKEFGYKFTWLKETYTKLLGQKPIEQESEIILDHNYDGIKELDNNLPPWWVYAFYMSIIFAVVYFLKYQVFNGDTQLDELETEIAEARISIEEYKKTAKDLVDFNTVTLLSDASDLKAGKATFETNCVACHMADGGGGIGPNLTDKHWILGGDIKHVFKTVSEGGRSGKGMIAWKSQLKPAQMAQVASYVLSLQGTAPANPKEPQGDIWEGEDTAEIQ; from the coding sequence ATGAGAAAACTAATTCCATCTTGGATACGAATTCCCGTAGCCTTTTTAATAATTGTAGCCATAACAGAATACTTTGTAGATTCTGGTGGAAAACCAGCATTTATGGAATATACTGCTGTTCAATTATTTTTAATTTTAGTTCTTTTAATTTTAATAGCTATTGAAGCTGTTCTTGGAGCATTGGAAACTATTATGCTTCATAAATTAGATGAAGAAGCTAAAGCACGTTTCTTAGCCGAAAAGGAATTTGGTTATAAGTTTACTTGGTTAAAAGAGACTTACACCAAATTACTAGGTCAGAAACCTATTGAACAAGAAAGCGAAATAATTTTAGATCATAATTATGATGGCATAAAAGAATTAGATAATAATTTACCACCATGGTGGGTTTATGCTTTTTATATGTCGATTATTTTTGCTGTTGTATACTTCTTAAAGTATCAAGTATTTAATGGAGACACCCAACTTGATGAATTAGAAACAGAAATAGCAGAAGCTAGAATTTCTATTGAAGAATATAAAAAAACGGCTAAAGATTTAGTTGATTTTAATACTGTAACTCTACTAAGTGATGCTTCGGATTTAAAAGCAGGAAAAGCAACTTTTGAAACCAACTGCGTAGCATGCCACATGGCTGATGGTGGCGGTGGAATTGGCCCAAACTTAACCGATAAACATTGGATTTTAGGCGGTGATATTAAGCATGTATTTAAAACAGTATCTGAAGGAGGTCGTTCAGGAAAAGGAATGATTGCTTGGAAATCACAACTTAAACCTGCTCAAATGGCACAAGTAGCTAGTTATGTTTTAAGCTTACAAGGTACAGCACCAGCAAACCCGAAAGAACCGCAAGGAGATATTTGGGAAGGCGAAGATACCGCAGAAATACAATAA